The Streptomyces europaeiscabiei genome window below encodes:
- a CDS encoding abortive phage infection protein, with translation MRIGRGRFLGLAAAATAAAVLPTTRAAALIGTTAPKAGRGLTYRSVVYEVGAGDTPGTAWSAQRVRRDMRAIRQELRADAVKVTGDGVERLTRTAAEAAERGLNVWLEPTLGDVPRADILDHLAETGRFAEGLRRQGVDTHLSVGCEFWLFVPGIVPGDHVLERVENLLKGNFDPEHMIRELRAFTARAAAVGRSVFRGRLTYAAADEEALDWIDWTPFDIVGLDYYADHPSRSAHVRDLRRYLRPGKPLSIQEYGCCTFEGAPEMGGMGWSVVDHEKEPPEIKGDVTRSEATQAAYVTDVLGAFEAMDLYAAHAFTFVSPDSPHRPDDPLHDLDLASYALVKPVQDHPGDPASDWHWEPKQAFRALARAYGRARPC, from the coding sequence ATGAGGATCGGTCGGGGACGGTTTCTGGGGCTGGCGGCAGCGGCCACGGCGGCGGCGGTGCTGCCGACCACGCGGGCGGCGGCGTTGATCGGGACGACCGCGCCGAAGGCGGGCCGGGGGCTGACGTACCGGAGTGTCGTGTACGAGGTGGGGGCGGGGGACACGCCCGGGACCGCGTGGAGTGCCCAGCGGGTGCGGCGGGACATGCGGGCGATCCGGCAGGAGTTGCGGGCCGACGCGGTCAAGGTGACCGGGGACGGGGTGGAGCGGCTGACCCGGACCGCGGCGGAGGCGGCGGAGCGCGGACTGAACGTGTGGCTGGAGCCGACGCTCGGGGATGTGCCGCGCGCGGACATCCTCGACCATCTCGCGGAGACCGGCCGCTTCGCGGAGGGGCTGCGGCGGCAGGGCGTCGACACGCATCTCAGCGTGGGCTGTGAGTTCTGGCTGTTCGTGCCGGGAATCGTGCCGGGTGACCACGTCCTGGAGCGCGTCGAGAACCTGCTGAAGGGCAACTTCGACCCGGAGCACATGATCCGCGAGCTGCGCGCCTTCACCGCGCGGGCCGCCGCCGTGGGCCGCTCCGTCTTCCGGGGCCGCCTCACCTATGCCGCCGCGGACGAGGAGGCCCTCGACTGGATCGACTGGACCCCCTTCGACATCGTCGGCCTCGACTACTACGCCGACCACCCGAGCCGTTCCGCCCACGTCCGCGACCTCAGGCGCTACCTCCGCCCCGGGAAGCCGCTCTCCATCCAGGAGTACGGCTGCTGCACCTTCGAGGGCGCCCCCGAGATGGGCGGCATGGGGTGGAGCGTGGTCGACCACGAGAAGGAGCCGCCGGAGATCAAGGGCGACGTCACCCGCAGCGAGGCCACCCAGGCCGCGTACGTCACCGACGTCCTCGGCGCCTTCGAGGCGATGGACCTGTACGCCGCCCACGCCTTCACTTTCGTCTCCCCCGACTCCCCGCACCGGCCCGACGACCCGCTCCACGACCTCGACCTGGCGAGCTACGCCCTCGTCAAGCCCGTCCAGGACCACCCCGGCGACCCGGCCAGCGACTGGCACTGGGAACCGAAGCAGGCGTTCCGCGCGCTGGCACGGGCGTACGGCCGCGCACGCCCCTGCTGA
- a CDS encoding MerR family transcriptional regulator: protein MPPHDRTSARLRPVDLARLCGVSTQQIRNYEEAGVLPPVPRTDSGYRVFGDAHRRALLTYRALSKGYGAVAATRIMRTVHEGDVPGALALVDAEHAALHAERVSLRATSEALRTLAGEPPEDDVPGTDLLIGEVAALLGVRTSTLRVWEAAGLLSPRRERATGYRQYTPDEVRDARFILALRRNHYLLDHIHPVLEDLRHEGGTDALRTAVTTRHTTLTTRTAAMLEGAGHLHTYLTPSDDATSV from the coding sequence ATGCCCCCGCACGATCGAACCTCCGCCCGCCTGCGCCCCGTCGACCTCGCCCGCCTCTGTGGTGTCTCCACGCAGCAGATCCGCAACTACGAGGAGGCCGGGGTGCTGCCGCCCGTGCCGCGCACGGACTCGGGGTACCGGGTCTTCGGGGACGCGCACCGGCGGGCGCTGCTGACGTACCGGGCACTGTCGAAGGGGTACGGGGCGGTTGCGGCGACGCGGATCATGCGGACCGTGCACGAGGGGGACGTGCCGGGGGCACTGGCGCTGGTGGACGCGGAGCACGCGGCGCTGCACGCGGAGCGGGTGTCGTTGCGGGCCACGAGCGAGGCGCTTCGGACGCTGGCCGGGGAGCCGCCCGAGGACGACGTGCCCGGCACCGACCTGCTGATCGGCGAGGTCGCCGCGCTGCTCGGCGTGCGCACGTCGACGCTCCGCGTCTGGGAGGCCGCCGGTCTCCTCTCCCCCCGCCGCGAACGCGCCACCGGCTACCGCCAGTACACCCCCGACGAGGTACGCGACGCCCGCTTCATCCTCGCCCTCCGCCGCAACCACTACCTCCTCGACCACATCCACCCCGTCCTCGAAGACCTCCGCCACGAGGGCGGCACCGATGCCCTCCGCACCGCGGTCACGACGCGCCACACCACCCTGACCACCCGCACGGCGGCGATGCTGGAGGGGGCGGGCCACCTGCACACGTATCTGACGCCGTCCGACGACGCGACCTCCGTCTGA